In Gossypium hirsutum isolate 1008001.06 chromosome D06, Gossypium_hirsutum_v2.1, whole genome shotgun sequence, one genomic interval encodes:
- the LOC121218578 gene encoding protein EARLY FLOWERING 4, with amino-acid sequence MAITPTNSSSNKKKLKQQAKQDSEDVNGDPEIWASFDQSFKQVQSVLDRNRVLIQQVNDNHQSKIPHNMVENVALIQELNGNISKVVSLYSDLSSNFSTAFHNDDEQPKNSD; translated from the coding sequence ATGGCGATCACCCCAACAAACAGCAGCAGTAACAAGAAGAAACTGAAACAGCAAGCGAAACAAGATTCAGAGGATGTGAATGGAGACCCTGAAATTTGGGCATCATTTGATCAAAGTTTCAAGCAAGTTCAGTCGGTTTTAGACCGGAACCGTGTGTTGATCCAACAGGTCAACGACAACCATCAGTCGAAGATCCCCCACAACATGGTCGAAAACGTTGCACTTATTCAAGAACTCAACGGGAACATCTCCAAGGTTGTCTCTCTTTACTCTGATTTGTCTTCAAATTTCTCCACCGCCTTTCACAATGATGATGAGCAACCCAAGAATAGTGATTGA